Below is a genomic region from Leucobacter exalbidus.
CAGAGGTGTTGCCCTGCATCTCAATATCGCGTGCGATGACGACTGACTCGGGCAGCTTCAGCTGCTTCGCGAGCTCATCAATGATGCGCATGTTGGCCTGGTGGGGGATGAACGCGGCCAGCTCTTCAGGTTTGATACCCGATTCTTCGAGCGTGCGGCGGGCAACCTTTGCCATCTCCCAGACGGCCCAGCGGAAGACCGTCTGGCCATCCTGACGCAGGGTCGGCCACGCCACCTCGGTCGGGTTCGCGCGGTACTCTGCGAACGTGGAGGTCATGCGAATGGTGTCCCAGCGCTCACCGTCTGAACCCCAGATGGTGGGGCCAATGCCGGTGTGGTCGCTCGCGCCCACCACAACAGCGCCTGCGCCGTCGGCGAGCAGGAACGAGATGCTGCGGTCGGTCGGATCGATGACGTCAGAGAGCTTCTCGGCACCGATCACGAGCACGTTCTTGCAGTTACCGGCGCGCACGAGCGCGTCGGCCTGACCAACGGCGTAGACGTAACCGGCGCAGGCTGCCGAGATGTCGAACGCTGCGGCGGGGGTGAGGCCGAGACGGTGCGCTGCGAGTGCCGCCATTGACGGCGTCACGGCGACGTTTGAGATCGTCGAGATGATGACGCCATCGATCTCGCTGCGGTCGAGGCCCGACTTGACGATGGCTTCTTCGCCTGCGGCGACCGCGAGGTCGACTGCGCCGATGTCTGAGCTGGCGCGGCGACGCTGCACGATACCGGTGCGCTGGCGAATCCACTCGTCAGAGGAGTCGATGGGGCCCACGATGTCATCGTTGGGCACGTCGATGTCGCCGCGGGCGGCACCGATGGAGAGAATGCGCGTGTGCGCGGGGCCTGTCGGCTGAGTGAGGGAAGCCATGAGAATCCTTTCAGGGCCTAGTTGGCCGAATCGGCAATCAGCTGAATCGCAGCGTCGAGGTCAGCTGGAGTCTTGACGGCCACCGTCGGCACACCCTTGAGGGCGCGCTTGGCGATACCGGTGAGGGCTCCGGCGGGAGCAAGCTCGATGAGGCCGGTGATGCCGGCCTCCTGGAAGCTCGCCATGCAGGCATCCCAGCGCACGGGGTGCGCAATCTGGGACACCAGCAGCTCCAAGAATTTGGGGCCCTCGGTGACGAGGGTACCGTCTGAGTTAGTCCATAGCGGGCGATCCGGATCAGCGACCGAGACGCCAGCAGCAGCCGCAGCGAGCGTCGGCACCGCAGACGCCATGTAGTCGGTGTGGAACGCGCCAGCGACCTGCAGCGGGATCACGCGGGCGCCGCGCGGGGCATCCGCAGCCAGCGCAGCGAGCGCCTCGGGGGAGCCGGCGGCGACGGTCTGCCCACCACCGTTGCGGTTGGCGGGGGTGAGGCCGTGGGCCTGAATCTTCGCGATCACGTCGGCCTCGACGCCACCAACCACCGCGGCCATGCCGGTGCGCTCGCGCCCAGCGGCCTCAGCCATTGCGCGGCCGCGGGTGCCCACCAGGGCAAGTGCGTCGCCGTCGGTCAGTACGCCAGCAGCAGCAGCCGCCGCATACTCACCCACTGAGTGGCCGGCGACGCCGACGCCCGCGAGTGAGGTGCGTGCAGCCAGTTCACGCCACGCCAGCAAGCTGGCAGCAACGATGAGGGGCTGTGCCACCGCGGTGTCACGGATCGTGTCGGCGTCACTGACGGTGCCGTGCGTGGCGAGGTCAACACCCGAGCGCTCAGAAGCGTCGGCGATGAACTCTTGCGCACCGCGCAGTTCAAGCCACTCATTCAAGAAACCGGGAGTCTGGGAGCCCTGACCCGGGCAGGCGATAACAATCACGCTTTACAGTTTCTCAGATGAAGGGCCGAATCACTGCATATAACCCACCATAAAAAAAGCAATTCATTGTATGAAAGCGTTATTTCTTGGGGATTTGCGTGCGGCGAGGGCCATGTTGGGCGATAGAACCGGCAATGAGGGCCGACTGAAGGATGAGGGCTTCGCGCGCGCCGGTGGCGTTCCAGCCGATCAATTCGGTGACCTTTTTGAGGCGGTAACGCACCGTATTGGGGTGCACGAAGAGTTCACGAGCGGTGGCTTCGAGCGAGCGGCCGTTGTCGAGGTAGCACCACAGCGTCTCGAGGAGCTCAGTGGAGTGTGCCAGCAACGGTTCGTAAATCTGCTCGATCAGCGTGCGCCTCGCGAGTCCGTCACCCGCGAGCGCGCGCTCGGGGAGCAGATCGTCTGCGCCCACCGGGCGAGGGGCGTGTCGCCACGACCGCGCCACTGCGACGCCCGCGAGCGCGGCACGCGCACTGCGCGACGCCTCAATCAGGTTCGCAACGGTGGGGCCGAGCACCAGCGGGCCCTCTGAGAAGCCGGGCTCGAGTCGCTCAGCGATCTCGAGGAAAGTAAGGGGGTCTGCGACCGCACCCGAGTGGGTTTGTTGCGGGCGGGTCTGTTCGATCCGGCCCAGCACGAGCACGAGCCGGGTGCCCTGCAAGCCGATGAGCACATCGGCTCCGGCGTGCCGGGCGTTACGCCTGAGCTGATCGACATCGACGACGCGATCGGCAGAGCCCACGAGCACCGCGACCTCACCGTCGCCGTGCCAGCCGAGCGCCGCGATCCGGCTCGGAAGTTCATCGTCGCTCTCGCCCGTGAGGATCGAGTCGACCACCAGCGCCTCGAGGCGCGCGTCCCACAGACCGCGCGCCTCGGCGGCGCGAGCGTACACGTCAGCCGCCGCAAAAGCGACGTCACGTGAGTAGTGGAGGATGGCCTCGCGCAGCGCTTCACTGCGCGGGGCCACCCGATCCTCAACCACCGAGACCACCACGCGGATCAGCTGCAGGGTTTCCTGCAAGCTAATCGAGCGCAGCAGCTCGCGGGGAGCCGCGCTGAACACGTCAGACGCGATCCACGGGGTTGAGGTCGGATCCTCATACCACTGGATGAACGAGGAGATACCCGTCTGTGCAACGAGCCCGACCGCCGACCGTCGACTGGGCGGCATGTTGCCGTACCACGGCAGCGTGTCGTCGAGTCTGGTGATCGTGCGGGTAGAGAGCTCGCCCGTGATGGTACGCAGCCAGGCGAGCTCTTGCTCCTTCGTTCCCTCCATATGAGTGGTTATGCCTCCCCGCCGGCGCCACCGGTAGTACCGGCGTTGACGTCGAGCAGGCGGTACTGTGCAGCGGCACGACGCGGCACATCGGCCGAGATCTTGCCCTGCATAGCGAGGCGCTGCAGCACCTTCACGATGACCGACTCGCGGTCAATGTGGAAGAAGCGGCGAGCGGCAGCGCGAGTGTCAGAGAACCCGAAACCATCGGCGCCGAGCACCGAGTAATCGCCGGGCACGAACTGGCGCACCTGATCGGGAACCTCGGTGGACCAGTCGCTGACAGCAACGACGGGGCCCTCAAAGCCCTGCAGCTTCTGCGTCAGGTACGGTACGCGGGGCGTCTCATCGAGGTGCAGGTAGTTGTGCTCCTCGGCGGCAATGCC
It encodes:
- a CDS encoding beta-ketoacyl-ACP synthase III — encoded protein: MASLTQPTGPAHTRILSIGAARGDIDVPNDDIVGPIDSSDEWIRQRTGIVQRRRASSDIGAVDLAVAAGEEAIVKSGLDRSEIDGVIISTISNVAVTPSMAALAAHRLGLTPAAAFDISAACAGYVYAVGQADALVRAGNCKNVLVIGAEKLSDVIDPTDRSISFLLADGAGAVVVGASDHTGIGPTIWGSDGERWDTIRMTSTFAEYRANPTEVAWPTLRQDGQTVFRWAVWEMAKVARRTLEESGIKPEELAAFIPHQANMRIIDELAKQLKLPESVVIARDIEMQGNTSAASIPLAMHALREEHPELSGGLALTIGFGAGLVFGAQIVEIP
- a CDS encoding ACP S-malonyltransferase; this encodes MIVIACPGQGSQTPGFLNEWLELRGAQEFIADASERSGVDLATHGTVSDADTIRDTAVAQPLIVAASLLAWRELAARTSLAGVGVAGHSVGEYAAAAAAGVLTDGDALALVGTRGRAMAEAAGRERTGMAAVVGGVEADVIAKIQAHGLTPANRNGGGQTVAAGSPEALAALAADAPRGARVIPLQVAGAFHTDYMASAVPTLAAAAAGVSVADPDRPLWTNSDGTLVTEGPKFLELLVSQIAHPVRWDACMASFQEAGITGLIELAPAGALTGIAKRALKGVPTVAVKTPADLDAAIQLIADSAN
- a CDS encoding PucR family transcriptional regulator; the encoded protein is MEGTKEQELAWLRTITGELSTRTITRLDDTLPWYGNMPPSRRSAVGLVAQTGISSFIQWYEDPTSTPWIASDVFSAAPRELLRSISLQETLQLIRVVVSVVEDRVAPRSEALREAILHYSRDVAFAAADVYARAAEARGLWDARLEALVVDSILTGESDDELPSRIAALGWHGDGEVAVLVGSADRVVDVDQLRRNARHAGADVLIGLQGTRLVLVLGRIEQTRPQQTHSGAVADPLTFLEIAERLEPGFSEGPLVLGPTVANLIEASRSARAALAGVAVARSWRHAPRPVGADDLLPERALAGDGLARRTLIEQIYEPLLAHSTELLETLWCYLDNGRSLEATARELFVHPNTVRYRLKKVTELIGWNATGAREALILQSALIAGSIAQHGPRRTQIPKK